The following proteins come from a genomic window of Halorussus halophilus:
- a CDS encoding DNA-directed RNA polymerase gives MYKRARLKDTVEVPPEHLAEVTPELVKKLLQDKLEGRMDEDVGSVVSVVKVHDIGDGAVLPNRPGVYYEADFDAVTYDPQMQEVVDGEVVEVVNFGAFVGIGPVDGLLHVSQISDEYLAYDEENQQLASRESNRVLSVGDSVRARIVTKSIDERNPRESKIGLTAKQPGLGKLGWLKEEREKQQAATGE, from the coding sequence ATGTACAAACGGGCTAGACTCAAAGACACAGTCGAGGTACCACCCGAGCATCTCGCAGAGGTGACGCCGGAACTGGTGAAGAAGCTGTTGCAGGACAAGTTGGAAGGCCGGATGGACGAAGACGTGGGGAGCGTCGTCAGCGTCGTGAAAGTACACGACATCGGCGACGGTGCAGTGCTACCGAACCGACCGGGCGTCTACTACGAGGCGGACTTCGACGCCGTCACGTACGACCCGCAGATGCAGGAAGTCGTGGACGGGGAAGTCGTGGAAGTCGTCAACTTTGGTGCCTTCGTCGGCATCGGTCCGGTAGACGGCCTGCTCCACGTCTCCCAGATTTCCGACGAGTACCTCGCGTACGACGAAGAGAACCAGCAACTCGCTTCGCGCGAATCGAACCGCGTGCTGAGCGTCGGCGACTCCGTGCGAGCGCGCATCGTCACGAAGAGCATCGACGAGCGCAACCCGCGCGAGAGCAAGATCGGCCTGACCGCCAAACAGCCGGGCCTCGGCAAACTCGGCTGGCTCAAAGAAGAGCGCGAAAAGCAGCAAGCCGCGACTGGTGAATAA
- a CDS encoding 30S ribosomal protein S27ae, with amino-acid sequence MARYEMYDDDGTTDKETCTRCGDSFLADHGDRLHCGRCGYTEWQ; translated from the coding sequence ATGGCGCGCTACGAGATGTACGACGACGACGGCACGACGGACAAGGAAACGTGTACCCGCTGCGGCGACTCGTTCCTCGCCGACCACGGCGACCGCCTCCACTGTGGTCGTTGCGGTTACACCGAGTGGCAGTAA
- the spt4 gene encoding transcription elongation factor subunit Spt4, whose amino-acid sequence MAADRLACRECHAVVEPDEQTCPLCGSSSLTEDWSGYVIIAHPDESEIATEMEVDKPGKYALKVR is encoded by the coding sequence ATGGCTGCTGACCGTCTCGCCTGCCGGGAGTGCCACGCCGTCGTCGAACCCGACGAGCAAACGTGCCCGCTCTGTGGGTCGTCCAGTCTGACCGAAGACTGGAGTGGTTACGTCATCATCGCCCACCCCGACGAGAGCGAGATTGCGACGGAGATGGAAGTGGACAAGCCGGGCAAGTACGCGCTGAAGGTCCGCTAA
- a CDS encoding GTP-dependent dephospho-CoA kinase family protein has protein sequence MTRDDGDVPPNANDSAHPDDSPDADADVLVRLPRDLRAELKEPMGPIFTDSERLLSAVEGPLITVGDVVTSHLEQAGRTPDVAVVDGLTKREEVGGEVAEVVAALIENTNCVEVENPAATLTREMVVALRDALRSGEPTTIVVDGEEDLVALPAIVAAPIGASVVYGQPNEGMVHAEVTAKLKEEMRELLGKMDGDATELLAVFED, from the coding sequence GTGACGCGCGACGACGGAGACGTGCCGCCGAACGCGAACGATTCGGCGCACCCGGACGATTCGCCAGACGCGGACGCAGACGTACTCGTTCGGCTTCCACGCGACCTGCGCGCGGAACTCAAAGAGCCGATGGGGCCGATTTTCACCGACTCCGAGCGACTGCTCTCTGCAGTCGAGGGACCCCTGATTACGGTCGGCGACGTAGTGACCTCCCACCTCGAACAGGCTGGACGAACGCCCGACGTGGCGGTCGTAGACGGTTTGACGAAGCGCGAGGAAGTCGGCGGCGAAGTCGCGGAAGTTGTCGCCGCCCTCATCGAGAACACGAACTGCGTCGAAGTCGAGAATCCCGCCGCCACGCTCACTCGCGAGATGGTGGTCGCGCTCCGGGACGCTCTCAGAAGCGGGGAGCCGACTACTATCGTCGTCGATGGCGAAGAGGACCTCGTTGCCCTTCCGGCCATCGTCGCCGCGCCAATCGGCGCGAGCGTCGTCTACGGGCAACCGAACGAGGGGATGGTTCACGCCGAGGTGACGGCGAAGCTGAAAGAGGAGATGCGCGAGTTGTTGGGGAAGATGGACGGGGACGCCACCGAGCTGTTGGCAGTTTTCGAAGACTGA
- a CDS encoding DUF188 domain-containing protein: MTAVVALDTSALMMPVECDVRLFDELERLLGEYDCVVPQAIHDELAKLSQGASEEAVAASVGADLATDRCRTIDAESEASYADDVLVELADEFDYVVTNDGPLRQRLLDAGASVIHIRGRNKLEISQP; this comes from the coding sequence ATGACTGCGGTCGTCGCCCTCGATACGAGCGCGCTCATGATGCCAGTCGAATGTGACGTGCGGTTGTTCGACGAGTTGGAGCGTCTCCTGGGCGAGTACGACTGCGTGGTCCCGCAGGCAATCCACGACGAGTTGGCGAAACTCTCGCAGGGTGCCAGCGAAGAGGCCGTCGCCGCGAGCGTCGGCGCGGACCTCGCAACCGACCGCTGTCGGACCATCGACGCCGAATCCGAGGCATCGTACGCCGACGACGTGCTGGTCGAACTCGCAGACGAGTTCGACTACGTCGTGACGAACGACGGTCCCTTACGCCAACGCCTGCTCGACGCGGGCGCGTCGGTAATTCATATAAGGGGCCGGAACAAACTCGAAATCAGTCAACCATAG
- a CDS encoding 30S ribosomal protein S24e, whose product MEVEILSEEQNPMLHRNEVRFQIVHDEATPSRLSVRDSLAAKLDKDSSEVVVHEMNTKFGMRKTVGYAKVYDSPEHARDVEQDHMLERNKISADAEAEGEAEPEEAE is encoded by the coding sequence ATGGAAGTCGAAATCCTCTCCGAGGAGCAGAACCCGATGCTCCACCGGAACGAAGTGCGGTTCCAGATCGTTCACGACGAAGCAACCCCCTCGCGCCTCTCCGTGCGCGACAGCCTCGCCGCGAAGCTCGACAAGGACTCCAGCGAGGTCGTCGTCCACGAGATGAACACGAAGTTCGGCATGCGCAAGACCGTCGGCTACGCGAAGGTCTACGATAGCCCCGAACACGCCCGCGACGTCGAGCAGGACCACATGCTCGAACGCAACAAGATTTCCGCCGACGCCGAAGCGGAAGGCGAGGCAGAGCCCGAGGAGGCTGAATAA